TAACCGCTGAGCTTGCCGACCGCGCGACCGAACTTCTTTTTGGTCCGCGGACGGTAGTTAACGATGTTCACCGCAGTGACCTTCACGTTGAAGACATCTTCAACGGCCCGCTGAACGTCGATCTTGTTCGCGGCAGTATGCACATAAAAAGCAACCTGATTGCCAAGCTCCTTGAGGCCCGTGGATTTCTCCGAGATCAGCGGCCTGAGTAATACTTGCGTGCTTTCCATTATTTCAACCTCTCCTGCAACACGGCGACAGCGCCCTGGTCCAGGACCATCTGAGGATACTTGAGGATTTCGTAGACGTTGACCGATTGCGGATCCAACACGAGAATGCCAGGAACGTTCCTGGCCGAAAGAGCAAGGTTGGTATCTTTTTCGGCAACAACAATCAAGGCTTTTTTCAGACCCAAGGTATTCTTGCAGACCACGAAGTTCTTGGTCTTGATGTCGTCGAAGCGGAGCTGGTCGACAACGAGCAGGCTGTCGGTCGTGAACCTGGAGGACAGCGCCATCTTCAGGGCCAGCTTGCGGACCTGCTTGTTGATCTTGAAGCCGTAACCCCGAGCCTGCGGTCCGTGCACGATGGCACCGCTGCGCCACAGGGGGGAGCGGCTGGATCCGGCGCGGGCACGGCCAGTGCCCTTCTGGCGCCAAGGCTTCTTGCCGCCGCCGCTGACCAGGCCGCGGGTCTTCACGCCGACGGTGCCGGCGCGGAGCTTGGCCAAGTGGGAGCGCACGGCGAGGTGCAGCAATTCAGGCTTGACCTCGACCTGGAAGACATCGTCAGCCAGGGAAATCTCGCCGACTTCCTTCCTGTTCTGATCATATACTTTCGCGTTTGCCATTATCTTCACCCCTATTTCATCTTGCTGAGGACAACGATCCCCTGCTTGGGTCCCGGGACCTGGCCGCGAACCAACACGACATTGTCCTCAGGGCGGACGTCGACAATCTCGATGTTGAGCATGGTCGCCGTCTTGTTTCCGAGCTGACCCGGAAGCTTCTTGCCCTTGAATACCTTGCTCGGCCAGGCGCACTGGCCAATAGAACCGGGCTTTCTGTGAACCTGCTCATGTCCGTGCGTGGCCGGAGCGCCGGCGAAGTTCCAACGGCGGATGACGCCCGCGAAGCCGCGACCCTTGGAGGTGCCAGTCACGCGAACCTTTTCGCCGGGGGTGAACATTTCGACAGTCAGTTTCTGTCCGATTTCATATTCATCGACGTTACCGAGACGGATTTCCTTCAGCATTTTGTAAAAGCCACAATTTGCCTTCTGCTGATGGCCCTGCTCAGGTTTGTTCAGACGATGCGCAGCAACTTCTTCGAAACCTACCTGCAAAGCAGCGTAGCCGTCTTTTTCACTGACCTTTTTGTCAATAACAGGACAAGGACCGGCTTGGATGACCGTGACAGGAATGACGTTGCCGTCAGCTCCGTAAATCCTGGTCATACCGATCTTGCGCCCAACAATTCCCAAAGTCTGTTTCATGATAGCCTCTCGTTATCCCTACAGCTTGATTTCTACAT
This window of the Desulfomicrobium escambiense DSM 10707 genome carries:
- the rplW gene encoding 50S ribosomal protein L23, which codes for MESTQVLLRPLISEKSTGLKELGNQVAFYVHTAANKIDVQRAVEDVFNVKVTAVNIVNYRPRTKKKFGRAVGKLSGYKKAYVSLAAGEKIDFFEGV
- the rplD gene encoding 50S ribosomal protein L4, with amino-acid sequence MANAKVYDQNRKEVGEISLADDVFQVEVKPELLHLAVRSHLAKLRAGTVGVKTRGLVSGGGKKPWRQKGTGRARAGSSRSPLWRSGAIVHGPQARGYGFKINKQVRKLALKMALSSRFTTDSLLVVDQLRFDDIKTKNFVVCKNTLGLKKALIVVAEKDTNLALSARNVPGILVLDPQSVNVYEILKYPQMVLDQGAVAVLQERLK
- the rplC gene encoding 50S ribosomal protein L3 produces the protein MKQTLGIVGRKIGMTRIYGADGNVIPVTVIQAGPCPVIDKKVSEKDGYAALQVGFEEVAAHRLNKPEQGHQQKANCGFYKMLKEIRLGNVDEYEIGQKLTVEMFTPGEKVRVTGTSKGRGFAGVIRRWNFAGAPATHGHEQVHRKPGSIGQCAWPSKVFKGKKLPGQLGNKTATMLNIEIVDVRPEDNVVLVRGQVPGPKQGIVVLSKMK